Within the Tessaracoccus flavescens genome, the region CTGCGCGCCTCCAAGATGGCCGGAAGGGCATCCATTCCGGCCATCGTGCGCGGTACGGAGGACAGCGCCCTGCTCCGCGATGCGCTGCTGGAGAACCTGCACCGTGCGAACCTCAACCCCATTGAGGAGGCACAGGCCTACAGCCAGCTGCTGTCGGACTTCGAGTGCACCAAGGAGGAACTCTCCTCGAAGCTCCATCGCTCGCGCCCACAGGTGTCCAACACCCTGCGGCTGCTGAACCTTTCGCCGAGGGTACAGGCGAAGGTGGCGGCGGGCGTGCTGAGCGCCGGCCATGCGCGGGCGCTGCTCGGGCTCGAGTCTGCCGAAGCGCAGGAACACCTGGCGGATCGCATTGTCGCCGAGGGCCTTTCCGTGCGCTCGACCGAGGAGATCGTGGCGCTGGGCAGGGGAGGAGGGGAACGGAAGAGCTCTGTGCAGCGGGGGCCACGGCTCCCGAGTGACCGCGAGCGCGAGATCTCTTCGCAGTTGAGTGACCACTTCGACACCCGCGTGAAGGTCAACATCGGTCGGAACAAGGGCAAGATCACCATCGAGTTCGCCTCCGGCGACGATCTGGACCGCATCATGGCGATTCTGGATGGCAAAACCATCTAACGACTTACCCACATAACAATACACCGATATATCGACAAATAGATTTGATGTGGAACGAGGGACTGTGACCGAGGAAGTACGTAGTCAGGAGCCGATCGTCGACCGTGAGGACATTCCTGGCGTCCGCTCCGCGTTGCTGAGGTACCGAGTGATG harbors:
- a CDS encoding ParB/RepB/Spo0J family partition protein, giving the protein MSVATKQSGLGRGLGDLFARTDEDESQPLKDGSTFAEIRVEQIVPNPHQPRTVFDEDDLEELSASIAEFGVLQPVVVRKAGRNKFELIMGERRLRASKMAGRASIPAIVRGTEDSALLRDALLENLHRANLNPIEEAQAYSQLLSDFECTKEELSSKLHRSRPQVSNTLRLLNLSPRVQAKVAAGVLSAGHARALLGLESAEAQEHLADRIVAEGLSVRSTEEIVALGRGGGERKSSVQRGPRLPSDREREISSQLSDHFDTRVKVNIGRNKGKITIEFASGDDLDRIMAILDGKTI